Proteins encoded within one genomic window of Papio anubis isolate 15944 chromosome X, Panubis1.0, whole genome shotgun sequence:
- the LOC108583668 gene encoding transcription elongation factor A protein-like 4 codes for MEKLYNENEGMASNQGKMKNEEQPQDERKPEVACTLEDKKLENEGKTENKGKTGDEEMLKDKGKPESEGKAKEEGKSEREGESEMEGGSEREGKPGIEGKPESQGEPGSETRAAGKRPAEDDVPRKAKRKTNKGLAHYLKEYKEAIHDMNFSNEDMIREFDNMAKVQDEKRKSKQKLGAFLWMQRNLQDPFYPRGPREFRGGCRAPRRDIEDIPYV; via the coding sequence ATGGAAAAACTCTACAATGAAAATGAAGGAATGGCTTCAAACcaaggaaagatgaaaaatgaagaaCAGCCACAGGACGAGAGAAAGCCAGAAGTAGCTTGTACTCTGGAAGACAAGAAGTTGGAAAACgagggaaagacagaaaacaaggGCAAAACAGGAGATGAGGAAATGTTAAAGGATAAAGGAAAGCCAGAGAGTGAGGGAAAggcaaaagaagaaggaaagtcagagagggagggagagtcagagatggagggaggatcagagagagagggaaaaccAGGGATAGAGGGAAAGCCAGAGAGTCAAGGAGAGCCAGGGAGTGAAACAAGGGCTGCAGGAAAGCGCCCAGCTGAGGATGATGtacccaggaaagccaaaagaaaaactaataaggGGCTGGCTCATTACCTCAAGGAGTATAAAGAGGCCATACACGATATGAATTTCAGCAATGAGGACATGATAAGAGAATTTGACAATATGGCTAAGGTGCAggatgagaagagaaaaagcaaacagaaattgGGGGCGTTTTTGTGGATGCAAAGAAATTTACAGGACCCCTTCTACCCTAGAGGCCCAAGGGAATTCAGGGGTGGCTGCAGGGCCCCACGAAGGGACATTGAAGACATTCCTTATGTGTAG
- the LOC116271902 gene encoding uncharacterized protein LOC116271902 isoform X1, with the protein MGGGPNSALAGPSTLSTLVGPCPCSPLLSRTCGDSGQVAPLFQASQSAGNNRRADLRTHRRQGGNSPPQARGQRFSLCAGTAEGVYFHCLTTGASPAHHLRLQNGRRAEKRMCLESEHGYLEVLAFLTLCPLPTCSPSATFSRFPTAISVHTRASFPRFDPTPPPAFPGTVPVPLPPFQYSAGSVEGPHTDLEEAGPRIRSPGTGADGTQPRGQRAGTRTGAHICARADHVNAAAQEFHRPTPHAPPPSQPLPATHHLSPAGTLSPPWTLLSFSSC; encoded by the exons ATGGGCGGGGGCCCCAATTCGGCTCTGGCCGGGCCCTCCACACTCTCAACCCTTGTGGGCCCCTGTCCATGCAGCCCCCTACTTTCACGGACCTGCGGGGATTCTGGACAGGTTGCTCCTCTTTTTCAGGCTTCGCAGAGCGCTGGGAACAACAGACGCGCAGACCTGCGGACACACAGGAGACAGGG AGGCAACTCTCCTCCCCAGGCTCGCGGTCAACGTTTTTCTCTATGTGCGGGAACGGCAGAGGGGGTTTACTTCCACTGTCTCACTACTGGGGCGTCCCCAGCCCACCATCTCCGGCTCCAAAATGGACGGAGGGCAGAAAAGAGGATGTGCCTGGAAAGCGAGCATGGATACTTGGAGGTGCTCGCCTTCCTCACCCTCTGCCCACTGCCTACGTGCTCCCCCTCAGCCACCTTTAGCCGTTTTCCCACCGCCATCTCTGTCCACACTCGGGCCAGCTTCCCTCGATTCGACCcgaccccacccccagcctttcCCGGTACTGTACCCGTTCCCCTTCCGCCATTCCAGTATTCCGCTGGCAGCGTGGAAGGCCCGCACACTGACCTGGAGGAAGCTGGACCAAGAATTAGGAGCCCAGGAACTGGAGCAGACGGGACCCAGCCGCGGGGACAGAGGGCGGGCACTCGGACCGGTGCCCACATCTGCGCCCGGGCGGATCACGTGAATGCCGCAGCACAGGAGTTCCACCGCCCCACGCCCCACGCCCCGCCTCCTAGCCAGCCGCTTCCAGCTACCCACCACCTCTCTCCAGCAGGTACCCTCTCACCTCCCTGGACccttttgtccttttcttcttgttaa
- the LOC116271902 gene encoding uncharacterized protein LOC116271902 isoform X2, with amino-acid sequence MGGGPNSALAGPSTLSTLVGPCPCSPLLSRTCGDSGQVAPLFQASQSAGNNRRADLRTHRRQGGNSPPQARGQRFSLCAGTAEGVYFHCLTTGASPAHHLRLQNGRRAEKRMCLESEHGYLEYSAGSVEGPHTDLEEAGPRIRSPGTGADGTQPRGQRAGTRTGAHICARADHVNAAAQEFHRPTPHAPPPSQPLPATHHLSPAGTLSPPWTLLSFSSC; translated from the exons ATGGGCGGGGGCCCCAATTCGGCTCTGGCCGGGCCCTCCACACTCTCAACCCTTGTGGGCCCCTGTCCATGCAGCCCCCTACTTTCACGGACCTGCGGGGATTCTGGACAGGTTGCTCCTCTTTTTCAGGCTTCGCAGAGCGCTGGGAACAACAGACGCGCAGACCTGCGGACACACAGGAGACAGGG AGGCAACTCTCCTCCCCAGGCTCGCGGTCAACGTTTTTCTCTATGTGCGGGAACGGCAGAGGGGGTTTACTTCCACTGTCTCACTACTGGGGCGTCCCCAGCCCACCATCTCCGGCTCCAAAATGGACGGAGGGCAGAAAAGAGGATGTGCCTGGAAAGCGAGCATGGATACTTGGAG TATTCCGCTGGCAGCGTGGAAGGCCCGCACACTGACCTGGAGGAAGCTGGACCAAGAATTAGGAGCCCAGGAACTGGAGCAGACGGGACCCAGCCGCGGGGACAGAGGGCGGGCACTCGGACCGGTGCCCACATCTGCGCCCGGGCGGATCACGTGAATGCCGCAGCACAGGAGTTCCACCGCCCCACGCCCCACGCCCCGCCTCCTAGCCAGCCGCTTCCAGCTACCCACCACCTCTCTCCAGCAGGTACCCTCTCACCTCCCTGGACccttttgtccttttcttcttgttaa